The Phlebotomus papatasi isolate M1 chromosome 3, Ppap_2.1, whole genome shotgun sequence genomic sequence ACATTTTTCGTTTGTCCCTGGACTTGTAACTCATGCTAGAACAATCAAAAATGATAATTTCTTATTACcagtttttgattttgaaatgtttttgtgAATTATGGAAGAATGTGATttctagtagaccagtaagtACGAAAAGATTAAGCGAAAACTTAATTCACAGAGAGCTGTATCTCATGAATCCgagtattccgcaaagctgggatgctttacTATCTCTTTGGTTTAAGCTTTAATTTATTCTAATTCACGTTTAAACATTACAAAATGGCAGATTATCCCCGTATTATCTGTATAATTCGTTTCAACATTAAGCTGCAAATTGATTCAAGGTCCATAAGTTTCTTTGCTATCTTTCCAgccatttcgaaaaaaaaatgtaaaagtaaAGGCGGAGAAAATGCGCTTTTAAGTTTTAGATATTCGCCCGATCTCGAAGTTCTCTTGTGTCACACGGACCCGATTTTCCTTTTCTAGCCTCCTTGCACACTCCCTCGACGCTACACGCATCACACCTTAGCAACCTCCTGAGAATGATACCTCGGGTGAGGTTCACCTTACGCTACTGGAATATGAGTATGTCTAGTCAAGCTTCCTCATTTGGTGGTGGGAATTTGATGTTCTGGCCAAAGCGTTCAGGACACAAGAGAACTAGATCGAAGGTGACAATGCTGTTAgtgatcatgatgattttcatattttttgtggTTTCGAATTCTATTGAGCAGCTTAAGCATGAACTTCGCAATCTTCTGCACTTCCGGAGTCAGTTTTTGAGGAGCCGATTTAGTCAATTTCATCCTTGAAGGTGATGGAATTGGCACGTTCCCTGACAATTACTAAGAACTCCTAGAATATCCAGCAACACTTTCCGATGAACTTTTATCCACCTTGGACAAAGTAGTCTATTGTAATGCAATTTCCACTTACAATTGCCACAAATCCTtgaaaaatccacgaaaaaaccagaacaaagcaattttaagttAATCACTACTTTCTTATGAGTAAGTTCTAAGCAACATTTGCACATTTTGCACAAAAACTCTTTGAATAATTTGTATTTACTAGTATTTTTTCACCAAAATGACACAGAGACTTCACCGCATGTGAAAGAGAATCAAATAACGGTGAACATTGTAACTTATCTAGTGCTTTCCTTCTCTGTCAAAGCACCAACGCTGTTTGAACAACAAATCCTCATTCTGAGGACTATCCCTAAAGTGGGGATAATTTTAGTACCACTTTATTAtataaaaagggtggcaaagcggtccgaggctttgcgagttcctagaactcccgagaaagatcTCTGccttgccctagacacacttgcgacttaagccgagagacgacttagtggaaaatgatagaaatgtagtttaatcattacttctgatataattacgctaagccgtctatcggataatcctcatgtctgtcaaggcccttatataccttttcgcaatttttctgatgcatataaaattattgtcgaatttaatttgtctttAACACCACAAAACCagcttaaaattgaaaattgttcaagaagaggatTTCAAAAATCTAGATGGCGAAATTTGAAGtgattgaatttgaaataattcgtcagttaaatcagcatttggcgtaacttccttttgacaacttttcaggagacgaaattttcagttcagcattatttttcttaaaaatgagccccgaatgcgatacttttgagtcaaaataataaaagtgccactaataaactgtaagctaacttgagaaaatctttataaaatgatttaaaagctgagatattgagatttaTGTTaggagaaacacaataatattttatcgtaacttgcatcgtttataaaACCGTAACTTCTactaatgtatggagatcttggaagttacgacaattttcaaaaacacattatatcaattttaattactttagtgttaatgagtgcctttatttcactaaattagtcaattaaactgtggtcCCTGACCCTAAacgcttttatttcataaattttatttaataaattttgtgcgccgcatcgcttgttttgtttttaattaatgacagatgggcagggatttttcatcacttttttctcacaaatatcgaattaaaatgattttatgttgcattattcgcactttctttggatatttggaagagtttgtgaacgttttaatgagaaatattaaatttttgctgcaaattacaagccacgcaagcgaGCTAAacaagttacggcaaatgctgattattgaaaattttgtatggaaatttgtcgtaacttccccaaaaatggaagttacgacaaattctgataaatttttattaattaagggcacttacgataatttttgtttaaaataatttttaatgggcttataaatgtttctttttctcaagtgagtttaataaacaaaattacgccgattctatatatgtatatatcacaaaatcgcaaaaatgaagttacgacaaatgctgatttaactgacgaattctAGATGGCGAATTAACTGGTGACAGGTGTCTAAGgtcgaaatgttcagctgaactacctccgaaacatatccaaaatgaacgaaatcgtcagggccaattttttgcaaagtcaaaaatcatatttttggaGGGAATAGAAGGAGTGGGGGTACTTTGAGTAATTTATTTGGAtagagaatattgacttgtgTGGGGGGGGTTACCGAAGACTGGAAATCAATATCTCTTGCCGTTTGACATCTAGGgtggtgagaagttgaaaaaaagtcgattatggaagatgctctctcttggagttcgagcagttaaaattaagTTATAATTCCCAAAACGGGGAtttgttccaatttttttacagtggtttttaatgtaaatgctaataattttaaaaatatttatatacaagtaaaaaataaaattgcggTAGTGTGGTCAAAATAAGAATCACAAGTCATGTAGAATGTTTATGCTTATACccttattttatgatttttcataaaaatttgaaatttttttctagcAAATTTAAGGATTATTCGATACCCTCAAATATTATTTCGTGAACTAAAAACCGTGCCTTAGGGTGCGGATTATAGAATTAATTCGATTAATTCACTTTTTGAAAACATTAATGTTCTGACACTGGAATTACCAAATGTAAACATCACTTTCCAGTATAACAGTTTGAAATATTCTCAAACAATATTCTCAACTCAATCTTAGTTGAGTTGAGTTTGAGAATCTATTTCTCACATTGCAATTGTAAAATTCGCTTgcagaaaagaaatttagcaCGAGTGAAGTGGATGAGATTCCTTGCTAAGTGAGCTTGAATGGCGAAAGCGAAAATCACCTAACTAAAGTCATTTTCGTTAATTTTTCGTTAAAAAATACAGTCGAGTTCTTGAAACATGAACGTTTGTTTGGTTATATATGACATTATTCAATACTCAAATTCATGCGAAACGCACTTaacctaaattaagaaaactaAGGTTAGAGAATTTatcattacagtagactctctctcaatcgggcatttggggcaaaatgtcattcaaattatcgagagatttgggcataaaaatcattataaattccacaaaaagcgctcaaattttaagaatcacgataaaacaaggggaaatacagcgaatttgaacaaatttgctttaaaatcaaacgtggaaatcgtcaacaaaattttgcgtccgattgaaaaagagccgattgagcgagagtctactgaatAATTCATTGTTAAATGGAGTTTTTTGAGGAAGTTAATAATTCAGGAAGCATATCAGACAAGAATCGTTCTAATTGTAACTTTCTATATATAACCCCAAACGTTccacactgaaagaaatccgaaaaagttaaagttaaagttacccttttacatattaattttacccttaaaaaggtgtaaaattaacattaaaaagtgttgatatatttttacacctaataagtgttaaaattatgaggaagaaaagttaatcgcactcccatttttttctcagtgcaggaaCTTTActtataaagaaatttaaaacaaCTACAgtagtctcgctataggccatcgctctatagtccacaatttatcgaccgttgatttcaaaacactgattttatgttagcttatgttttttgtacgcaacaagcataattattttaatatttttggcaaactttattaagtagttgtgataattgtgatccataatgcagagagcaaggacaagtaccacaatcgcaaagaaagtggaagccgtcgagcaatttcaatactaaaagtcgttgataattttaaaaaattacatggactatagtgtgacccaagtgtcaaatctgaaaccaaatatggactataacgagactctactgtacattcaACTCGCTGATCGATTCTCTAGTATCcgaatgacagctgtcaaacacttaAAATTAAACCGGGTTTTTATCTGTCATTTCCACTCTCAACTATCGATATATCGAAGAGTTGAGTGTATAATAATTTTTCGTTCAACTTgaccaatgaaaaaaaatgtatgaaatattTCATCACTGCGCAAACATTTCTGGACAGCTACTGTAGCTTTCCAAACTGAATTTGAACTTGACTTGCGAAGCATATCATTTGCGAAGGAAATGGGaagattgaattttattgtagaatcggatgaattaaaaaaaaaacagtatttgAAGGTAAATAAGTGAAGAATTTAGGTATCGAATAGAATCTTCCATTTGTACATTGTTTTGTTTTATCATTGTATTTCAATACTTTCACTtgtatcaataaaaaaatgtgattaCGTTGATTATTGGTGTGTTTTTGGGGAACAAGCACCGTGATAAGGCGaaccaattttcttcatttcaatGGAAGTTtgcaataagaaaaatattatcacaAATTTGATAAGACTTTTCAGTCATTTGGTAGTTTATTTTCGTGAAGGTGTCGGAAATGTGTTATCAAATATCGTGTTGATcgtgtttaaaaaattattattctttatCAGAACCCATGAAAGTCgatgaatggaaaatttttttcagcaaCTTTGTAGAATTTATTAGTTTAGTTATTTAACAGTTACCTTTCAAAATACCTGAGATGTATTTTCTGTTGATCCCGATAGATGTCAGTTTccttgattttttgaataaaaagaaTTCAAACAGTTTATTTGGTGTTGACTTATTCTCTTTTATTCTTCACTAAAATAAGttaaaattcttcaataaattactggaaaaaaatttacaattcgtGCACTATTCACTTCTAGGAAAAAGTTTAATCACTTTTTTTCATAACGCTAAAATAGGTTAGGTGTCTCTCAAAAGGTATCACATTTAAGTTGACAAAATTATCTAGATCTAGACaagtttttcttttccttttttttcacctCCGAAAAAATTACCTTGACGATTTTGCGATGGGAAATTTTACGATTGAAAAATTTGATATGATTCCTAATCATTCATATGTATCATTGTCTCTAAAATTGGAAATTCTCTTGAGCGATAGCTATATAACTTTTCTCATTAAAATTGCTATTATTTTCATAATcttaaattttgccattcacctaaaaatttaatttgacatTATCATTAACCTTTTTTTCTTACTCAGCGAATAATTAAGCCACTTGATTCATTTTGCCTCTAACACTCTGTGTCACTCTAAAACTACGGAATTGTCTCGAACTGTGCCCTCGAAGAAAAGATTGGGTGTGGTCCAGGACGGACCGGAAGGCGCAcgcaaagtttattttttttgccaGCGAAGGAAGATCTCGAAAAAAGATTGATTTCGCGAAGAAGAGcgtgtttgttttttttctcatgcaAATTATCGGCGCGCAAAGCTCTCAAAAACTACTAGAATTGGAATCTCTGGAACTTCTGTGGTGGTTTCATCTTCCCGGAGACATGAGTCTCCGTGGCCTCCTTTCATATTCGCCAATCGAGCCGAAACTCGTCCACGAAGATGAGATGAGATGCCGTGATCCAGCCTTCGGATTGGGCCAGGCTGTAGAAATCATTCCACTTCTGCTGGATTTCCCAATACTTTTGCTGATGCATATGATGAGAACGATCCTCCTCCTAAGGAGAAAAATACTTGATAAGCCTACTTTAGCTTATCGACAGCGGAGATTCTTATGTTCGGTTCTCTTGAACTTCCTGATTAAGCTCATCCCATTTGTAATTTTGGCCACGCCCTCTTGAAAACAGACCATTGCCATTATGAATTTGACATTCCACTGACATTTCTCTTTTCTCGAGGTTCTCAAAAATTGTTTCTGGTTTCTATGATTTCGCAAGAAATTTTCGTGGTTTACTTTAGTTTCATGATCACTTTCTCGGATTTTTCAGActttacgaaaatttgttaaGATCTTCGCGCTCCGTGAAAacattaatttaaagttttcttcaaggggtaactcattcccattttttttctaacaagggtttctggtttctctgGTCtcgcaatgcaatttttgggtttctcgggtttcgcgatccAAAaactgggtttctcgggtttcacgatgcagaaattgggtttctcgggtttcacgatgcaatttttgggtttctcgtggttcacgatgcagaaattgcggttctcgagtttcgcgatgctgAAATTGGGAttctcgggtttcgtgatgCAAAAAATGGGTTTCTCTGGTTTCGCGTTGcgatttttgagtttctcgagtttcgcgatacAATTTCTTGGTTTCTCGGCTTTCGCGATACAAAAGATGGGTTTCTCaatagaatttttaagtttctcgggtttcgcgatgcagaagttgggtttctcgggtttcacgatgcaaagagtgagtttctcgggtttcgcgatgcagaaattgggtttcccgggtttcacgatgcaatatttgggtttttcgggtttcgcgaaccaattttttgggtttctcgggtttcacgatgaaaaactggtttctcgggtttcgcgatgcaatttttgggtttctcaggtttcgcggTGCAAAATGTGGATTTCTCGAGTtttgcgatgcagaaattgggtttctcgggttttgcgatgaTCAAattggatttctcgggtttcgcgatacaaAAAGTGGATTTCCCGGGTTtatcgcgatgcaatttttgggtttctcggggtttcgcgatgcaatttttgggtttgacgggttttgcgatgcaatttttgggttcttcgggtttcgcaatgcacaaattgggtttctcgggtttcacgatgcagaaattgggtttcgcGGGTTTCACAATGCAAAGAGTGGGtttttctcgggtttcgctaAACGTTTCTCTAAtaattgacaagggtttctcaatatgagttaccctttGGTTTTCATGGGTTtcgtttaagaaatatttgaaattttttgctTCGTAAAAGCGGTAAAAAcctcagaatttttttttgggtaagtATCGTAAAAAACTTTTTGTCGGGTTTTTCGTGTttagggaaatattttgagggtATGTTATTTGTTCAGGTATTGCGACAACCTTATcggtttttttgtgttttataaaGTATTTTGAAGTTTTGTTAAGGTTTCGTgagaaattcttaaaattttcaagagtttcaaaaaaaaaaaaacttttgctcttgaaatttttatccaCTCCAAGCGGCTCAATCAGGGATCGAAATGAGGGTATTTCCGCCACAAAGTAGTGCTTTGCCCGTTTATTTATAGATATTCCaataatagggtaaattaagctaattcaaaacctgctccaaatggaaatttttcgctactccaaatggaaacgtcattgttttcacgataaatacagtaccaaattattatatttatatattttctataccacagtttcattatttagttaattttgctcaaaataaagcgaaaatccattcatattcacaaattttaatttgttaatttctcagaaaaattaaaagtgtaccttttcaccatcgaatttttcatcgatcgaccatgttttccaatgaaaaacacaatgaggtgattgttgtttattctttttttttaacatttatgtcatacatatttctggctaatttaaGTTAAATGAAgtactaatctttattgttaacggtacgtgaatttttcaaatgaaataattacctatttcgtgagcaaaaagggtttttatgaagtgtctgcaaatgcttcaaaaggaaaccccggaaatatgattttttttggagagattttcttattgttttagatggaaaaggagaaaagaccaggaataagaacaattCCTGCTCCTTAACAAGGTTTAAGAagtctttcgtcgcggtttcacttacactgcttgtctccaattagaaatttttccttgtctccatttggattaatttgtttccaatagaagcattttaagaagttttcaaattgtatctaaagaattttcactaaacaacattctagaagagtcaaagagtaaatttatataattgtcttcagaaaaatatgaacttaatgtgttgaaacttctgtcaaagttaaagggtctggaaatggttttaaattaggacatttaccctattttaaataaaacaaagggGGTGgtcattttaatgattttacacGCGAGAAATGATCAACAAGATCAACAAATTCGGCAGGAGTAAAAGGAGTAAAATATTCAGCATTTGCCATCTGGTGGCCAAAGTGAAAATCACGAATGAACCTTACTACAAAATACAAAAGCTGTGATTAAATCCAAAGGACTCTCACCTGGAGATATGACACGGCGTAGAAGTAGGCTTTGAGGACATCCTGCGGCCTCGCGTCGAAATGCAAATAAATCCCGATCATGCGACTAGTTTCAGCGATGATGAACCGATCCGTGTGATCGAATCCCGTGAGGACATTTTCGACCTCGTGGGACGTTTTGTAGTGATCCACAAGATGCTTGGCCGAGAGTCCGATGGAGACTCTGTGGGAGAGTGAGACAGTCTGCCCGATGGTGACCCTCTCGAGTTTATTGACCTCCCGCGGAGGTAGCATCCTTCCGGACTTGAGATACTCCTCCAACGTGATGAGGAGCCGGGATTCATTGAAGGTGCGCAGACAAACGGACTTCACTGCCCTCAGATTGGCGTACATGTGCATGAAGGTGACAATGGTGAAGATGGAGTAGAGGACAGTGGGAGTGTGGATGGCTGAGAGCAAGAAGAGACCCACGAAAGACGCTATGAGATTGACACAAGTTTCCTGGGCGCTATCCTTAGACGCCACATCCGCGAGATTTCCACGGATTGCATGGTGCTGCGTGAGGGCGGATCTCGTGGCACCCCCAGCGACTCCCACGATAGCCTTCATGGTGGTCGTGGCACAGAGGATGTACGTGGAAATGTCCGGAAAGAGCGGAAGGACAAATATTTCCACTCCCATTGCAATGTCATTGAGAACATCCGCCCTCAGACGCCACTTCTTCGAATCCAAGTCTAATTCCGAACCCTTCCACCAGGCAAAAAGGATCTTCCCCAGATGCCCGGAGCCATCCTTCAGCACCCAGGTTACTGTGGCCGAGAGAGGATTTACCGCATCACTACCCACCCCAACCCCCTTGAGAATGGCATGAGTGGTCAGGGTGCCAGTAATTGTGCTGCAGAAAGCCTGCACAGTGTCCCAAATCTGATACTCAACGTAATCCTCACTGACACTGTCCGGATATCCGTGAGGCAGAAAAATCTGCTGAAACAGTCTGATAAGTCCGTTCTTTTCCTTAATTATGATCTTGTCACTCTTCAGGGGCACCCTCACGATACTGCTCTGGTCAGAGATTGAGTCTGGAGAGGATAGGAGGATGAGGAATCTGCCCAGGAAACCTCCAAAACATCAACAAAAACAAACCTGCAGGCGTAACGTAGAGAATCTCATTCCCTTTTGTGCCGTATTGCTCCCGGAAATGTACCTTCATCATGTGTAGCGTGCTTTCCCTGGATCAATTGACACACATTCACTAATCCTTTCACTTCCTGAATTCACCAGAAACACcagaaaacaaaactttttcagcCCAGCTGATTTATCAATAAGCCTCTGTACCACGCTGAATTGCCACGttaacaaaaattcaaattgaccgTTGACTttcttatttgataaatttacacaaaaacaGCTTGTATCTTGTGTATTTCCCAcaggaatttataaaaaataagccATTAGTACTCCTAAAATCCTATCACACATCTCTAaactattataattatttaattttattcctcCCCTTTCcaacattttgttttttacagtGCAGTTTTGTAAGCCTTTGAAAAAACCTCAGCGTGCTCTTTTGTTTTGTTCGATATTTTCTCCAATCTCCATTCCCTGCCACGAGATGTCGCTATTAGCATTCTATATTTCTCAGTAAGTTGAAAAACAGACAGTTGAGAAGTTTTCATTGTAgaatttttcagtgaaaaagtGCCTCAAAATGCTGGGATTCATCAAAATTCCTCCTTCAGGTAATTCACATATAGCCAATAGAGACATTTAAGTTGAAGAACAACGTGGAAGAGGTGAAAATTCCACGAGAAATTGCGGTTTTCTAATGGGGCGGCTGAATTGTCACCAAATTTGCATATTCTTTCCTCATTAGATGGGTTATCTTGTATTTTTGCTTATTTTGCTTCTCATCTTACCATTTC encodes the following:
- the LOC129805777 gene encoding RUS family member 1; this translates as MMKVHFREQYGTKGNEILYVTPADSISDQSSIVRVPLKSDKIIIKEKNGLIRLFQQIFLPHGYPDSVSEDYVEYQIWDTVQAFCSTITGTLTTHAILKGVGVGSDAVNPLSATVTWVLKDGSGHLGKILFAWWKGSELDLDSKKWRLRADVLNDIAMGVEIFVLPLFPDISTYILCATTTMKAIVGVAGGATRSALTQHHAIRGNLADVASKDSAQETCVNLIASFVGLFLLSAIHTPTVLYSIFTIVTFMHMYANLRAVKSVCLRTFNESRLLITLEEYLKSGRMLPPREVNKLERVTIGQTVSLSHRVSIGLSAKHLVDHYKTSHEVENVLTGFDHTDRFIIAETSRMIGIYLHFDARPQDVLKAYFYAVSYLQEEDRSHHMHQQKYWEIQQKWNDFYSLAQSEGWITASHLIFVDEFRLDWRI